CAGTGTTTTTATTTCTGCTATAACAGCACTGCTAGTTCCTAACAGGAATGTTCTGCCTCACAACAGATTCATCACTAACCTGTTAGGAGCCCGGATCTGGTGTTGTTATCACATCAGCAACCAAGGAAGGTAAAGAAGTGCATTATTGAGTTTGACAATCACAACTTAGCATTTATGCTAAATATATTTAATTCTGCCATGATATCTGAATTCTACCTATCATTTCGATTTCATTATGTTGAACAATCAACCAGGAATTGCAGCACTTGCAGAAAGGACTGTGGTGGGTTGGAAAAGCGCGATGTAGAGAGGCACAATTGCAAAATCACACAATTGTTAtggtgcaaaaggaggccatttggcctatcgtgtctgcatcggctctcttatattttaacttaatgccaatctcctgccttttcctcataaccctacacattgtatctatttaaataatcattcaatgccctcttgaatgcctcaattgaacctgcctccgctacatttctaggcagtgcattccaaacactaactactcgctgtgtgaaaaagttttcccgcacttcgcatttgcttcttttgcaaaacactttaaaactgtgccctctggttctcgatctgtttacgagcgggaacagtttctccctgtcgaCTCTGTCTAGACCCAAGGCACAAGAGCTTCTGGCGGACACTAAGGAAAGCTGGTGGAAGTAAAAATTTGTCCTTTGTATatctttaaacatttttttgAATTTCTTCCACTAATACATATCAGGATTTTCATCGGGAGTTTTATAAATCCACATTGGAAGAAATTGGCAAAAATATATTTTAGTTCATGTTGTGAGTAAAATACACCACATAATAAAAGACCACTAAAATGCAAAGCATTAATAATATCAGTCAAATCAACTCATAATGAAATCTTGTTTTCTCAAGTACGttaaatgaagagaaatttcaAAACTGGGAGTACTGAAACTTTTCTAAACACAGTTCATTAGAATAGGATTTCAGGGGATCTGCTTCTCTCTTACAGAAAATAGCTCCAGTTTAAATAAGACACAATGGCTACACAGTCTGTGCCAAAACTTGAAATAAAGCTTTTTGAAGATGGACAGGATGACCCAGAGAGTCAGAATGATGATCATCTGAGGAGTCTGAAAGCACTCACCCAAAAACTGAGGCTTGAAACCAGAAGACCTTCCTATCTAGAGTGGAAAGCTAAACTTGAAGGAAAAGACTGGAAAAGCTCAAAGCCATCAGAAGACCAAGGGCTCCCAGTGACAAAGAAACCCAGTGAAGAGCCCAGCAACCTCAAGAGAACACCAGAGCCGCTCAGTGGGAGTTCTGTGAAGGATGGCAGTTTGACTCCAGGAAAATTTAGCAGCTTTGAAAATATTGACAAGGCgttgagctggctgaggaaggaATTGGTAAGTTCGAACACACATTCCCTTTTAGCTCATTGAAAAGCACACAAGCGCTCAACAAAGTTCACATTAAAAATATTTATCCAAATGCATCATAAAAAGGATGATTTATCCAACAGagcaccactcactcacacactcaatcatcagcacatcccAGTAACACAGTAGCATTTCAGAAACAAATTCAATTTACACAACAACAGCTTGCTACTGGCCAGCAGCCATTAGTTTCAAATCAAATTATGTTATTTGACATAACTGACCTCCAGCCCCCCTAGAAGGAACACTCCTCTATGACAGCCAGCAGCATTTTTTGTTGTTGCTTAACGATTTTGACATTTCTGTTCACTGTCTCCTTGTTTTCATTGTGATTGGGATGTTGCTTGTTTCTGTCTTCAGTTTCTAGTTCCAATTAGTTCTCTTCATTTCATTGCATgttccattttgtttttattgggTGATGGTGAAGGCTGTTTGAGGAACCATATTGTGATACTCAGAGAGAACTCGGACATGGCAGCCTCAGAAACTAAAATAAAAGAACAGATGTTGGACAGGAGATTGGAGCCCTACGCTAATATCAAGGCTGAGGAAGGGTGATGGCAGAGGACAGAGTAGGAACAGATGGTtgttgggatggtgttggtgACAAAACGAGTCTTCGTAGCCTCATGTacattaacagcaagtctttattaaccacTTGTAATATAAAGATGtacacagtaaagggtacaggcaagaAGCTATCTCCATATCTAGGTCTTGACATGTCCCTGTTCAACACCACACCAAccctaggtctgggtcatgtgccttcctATGTCATTGTGTGGGCAGTATTGCactcaatcccacattaaccctgcatGTGCCAGACACTTATACTACAATGTTTTAATGCATACTTCTTTTAAAACCAAAGAGAAGTCCCAAAGGCTGGGAGCTAAAAGACATCAGCAGTTGTTGGTCAGTTACATTGGGATGGCAAGGAGTAGATACAGACAGCAAACTATTTGGAAAACAATTAAAGAGGTGCAGGGAACAAGAGTTCAATCCATCCAAGAAGGAGTGAACTGAAAGGTAAATTGATTCCAGCACGAGTGAATACGGACAATAGGCTTCACACAGATGACTTTCGATCAGCACAAGGACTGACCATCAGTGTTTGGCCTTACCCTTCAGTTACACTGCCCATCTTCACTTTGACCAGACAGAATGCACAC
The genomic region above belongs to Carcharodon carcharias isolate sCarCar2 chromosome 5, sCarCar2.pri, whole genome shotgun sequence and contains:
- the fam167ab gene encoding protein FAM167A, which encodes MATQSVPKLEIKLFEDGQDDPESQNDDHLRSLKALTQKLRLETRRPSYLEWKAKLEGKDWKSSKPSEDQGLPVTKKPSEEPSNLKRTPEPLSGSSVKDGSLTPGKFSSFENIDKALSWLRKELTEMRLQDQLLARQLMRLRSDINKLKIEQTCHLHQRMLNDATYELEERDELSDLFCDFPVTNAFTLSAPLKLIGVTKMNINSRRFSLC